TTTTCTTCCACAACACCTGGAATTTGCCATTGTCAAAAAGCTGGTTATTGGCGCCATATGTTTCCCAAAAACCTACTTCGGTAACATATTCAGCGGCATCGCCAAATACGTCTATAGTAATAAACTTACCATTTCTAAGGCCAAACTTATTATAGGCGATGTTGAAGATCTGGTGCGGCGCCTCTATACCGCAAAGTGTAGGCATGTTGGGGATCATGATCCAGCAGTCTTTTGTATAGCGGTCAATCAGCAGGGCTGAGTCGTTTTTGGCGAAAGCCTGGAAATATAATTCATTGCTGGCTTCAATTTGCTTTTTGGCTTCCTGCAGGTTCTTGTTGGCGGTTTGCTGCGCCATGCTTTTTAAAAACAAAAATGACATCAGTAAGCATTGGCCTGATGTCATTATTAATTTCTTCTTCATTAGCTAAAAACTTTAATGGTTTAAAAACTAATGACGATCGACTTTGAGGGATTGGACAGGTTTGCAGAAATATTTTTAAGCCACTTGTTTGGTATTCCTGTCAGCCCAATACGCCAGCAGCACAAATAACCATTGAAATTGCGCGCTCCAGGCCAGAGCGGTTTCGCTGGCTGGCGCTGGTCCCCAGGTGCTGGACAATTGTACCAGTACAAACAGTGCGATCAGCACGCCAAAAACTACTTTGCCCAGCGTATTTTTGAATTGAACAGTGCGGAGATAGAGCACCATGCCGGTTACAAAGATTATGATCTCTATAATAATTTCAACCATGGGTGAACCCCACAAACCTAACCCCACATGGGTAGAATTGTTAGTTGGCAACAGTGGCAGATCGCCAAAGTGAACAAAGAAATCGAGCGCCCAATGGCTGAATACCGCTGCGCCCAATATAAACGCATTCCTGGCATTCTTTTTAACCAGAAGGTATATACCCCCAAATAATACCGACCAGCCCAATGCGCCTATAAGACTGTGTGTATAGGGATAACTTTTAAACTCCAAAATGCGGTTGCCACTGAGTTCGGGATGGATAATAACATTCTCTATATGCAACAGTAAGAAGGTTGGCCAGATCAGGTCCAACAATTGAACTGCAATAAACAAAGTTCCGAGAGAGATAGCGGGTGCGGTCTTTTTAAGCCCCATGCCTACGCCGAAATGTCCTATAAACATGTATCATATGATTTAGGATTCAAATATCATCGAAAAGAAAATTGCATCGCTTGACTTTTGTCAAGAACTTATTCTTTTCCGGATCCGGCTCAGCGTTTCGGGCGACATCCCCATCATGGAGGCCAGGTATTGCAACGGCACTTCATTAAAAAGTGCAGGATTGTAATTGAACAGCCATTTGTAGCGGTCTTCTGCGCTCATTGACAACAGGGAGAACACGCGCTGTTCCATAAATACAAAACAACGGGCAATGAAGAGTTTTTCGAGCTGGTGCCATTTGGGAACAGCCTTCTCCATAGCATTATATTCCGTACGGTTGAGGGTATAACATTCGCAATCGGTGAGGGCCTGGATATACCATTTTGAAACGTCGTGAAACAGCATGCCTGCCAGATCGGTGATAAAACCGCCCTTGCCTGCGATCCACTGGGTAATTTCCTGGCCACTGTCATCGATCAGGTATACCCGCATTAAGCCCGACTGCAAAAAGCTGAGTGAATTACAAACTTTGCCAGGCTTTAAATAATATGAGCCTTTTTGAATGGTTTCGGGTTGAAAAAAGGAGGCGACCAGTTGAAGGTCTGTTCCCGTAATATTCCAGAACGATGAGATATAGGTTTCCAGTTCATTCATAGGGTCAAATATAAGAATAGTTAATAAGTGAGTAGTGAGTAGTCAGTAGTGAGTGACCTCGCTATCATTCTGACCTTCCAACAATCGGGAACCCACTCACTACTGACTACTCACTACTGACTATCTAATCCACAACACCACTTTGTTTGCCTCTGGTTTGGGAAGGGAAACGAACATCCTGATAATAGTCGGGAGTTTTGTTTTCGAAAACCAGCCTTCAGCCTTAGGCGTTCAGCGTTGAGCGTTTGGCCTACATTTTGTCTTTTACTACGCTGTTAATAAACTCTTCGATGTTGGTGTAACCATCGCCATCGCGGTCTTTTACTGCGTCAGAAGCGTCTTTGGGATTCAGTTTGTGGGCTGTTTCCCAGGCATCGGGCATACCATCGTTATCACTGTCTTTATAAGGCGTTCCTTTGTATTCAGGATAACCACCTACCTGGCTGGGATCGGTAATGATGCCTTTTTTGTAAGAATCAACCGGTAAACGCTGGTGAACATATTTTTCACCGGGGTGCGTTAGAATACCACCTTCTGTATAATAGATCTTGTTTTCCTTAACCTGTTTAACAATACGGGCATCAACCGGATCACGTTTTGGCAAAGTAGCCCCTACATGCTCGAGCACATAGTTGTAAGCTTCCTGAGCCGGCATGATATGGATCTTTGGCATGGGGAATGGCTGGTCTACACGGATCTTTGATGTGAACTCGCCGCAATCGGGTAATTCACGCACCTGTACGCCACCGGCCCAGTTGTCTTTGGTAACGGCTTCGTTGCCTTCTACAATGTTACCGTGTACATACGCTTTACCAAAATCATCGGGGTGTGCTTTATCACGGCTGGCTTCCGGTTTCAGAATGCGGTGACCGATCGGTTGATCCAATGGGGTAATGGGACCGGGTTTGTAATAGTTGTTGATGAAATTGAACAACGATTTATCATCCCCACCATCGGCGCTGCGGTTCCACCAGTTATATACTACGTTGTTGGCGAAGTTAAAGTCACCATCCATCCCAACTGACGGGCTGCGGCTGATGTTGCTCGACCACAGGTTACGTACAAACGCGCTGTTGTGTCCGCCAATGGTGCTTCCGAAGGCATGGTTATAAGTATCCAGTGCTTCGGAGAAAATACAGTTAGACATGGTAATGTTCACTGTAGGTAATTTCTCTGGTTTTGAACCGTCGCCTTTTGTATATACGTGACGGTACATGCTCATGTTCTCATCCAGGCCCCAGCTGGCGGATACGTGGTCGAAGATGATGTTACCAACACCATTGCCACCCAACGCATCGTCGCGACGGGTAACTTCGGTAGCCCCGCGACGGAAACGCATAAAGCGTACAACTACGTCGTGGGTATCTATCCATACAGATTCACCGGCAATGCAAACGCCATCGCCGGGAGCAGTTTGTCCGGCAATAGTAACATACGGTGCACGAATGCTTACCGGACTGGTTAAATGTATAATACCTGATACGTTGAATACGATAATACGGGCGCCTCCCTGTTCGCAGGCATCGCGGAATGAACCGGGACCACTGTCGTTGAGGTTGGTAACCACAATTACTTTACCGCCTCTGCCACCGAATGTAAACGCGCCGCCACCTTCTGCGCCGGGGAAGGCCGGGATTTTCGCCTGTGGCAGATCGGATGGTTTGGAAGCCCAGGGTACATACGGTTTTCCTTTTTTGGCATCTGCTTCTACAATGGGTAATGCTTTTGCCCAAGCTTCATCAGACTTTTTCTTTACTTCTGCCATTACCTGATCGGCTGAATCTTCCACTGATTTTGGGATCGTGGGATATTGTGCACGTGTAACCGTGCTGAATCCTATACAAGCCAGTGCCAGAACAGAAACCCGAAGGCCATTTTTCATATTAGTGAGATTTTTTGTAAACGTTTACAGAATTATTCAAAAAAAGAGATTGCTTATGGAGTGCCTGGTTTAAATCCACACGATCTGCGAACCATCAGATCGGTATTGATGATAATATTGGCAGCCGGCCGCGAGGGGTCTTCGATACGCTGGTACAGCAGCTCGATGGCTCGTTTACCGATCTCAAAACCGTGTTGCCTGACTGCAGTGAGCGCCGGGTTAAGGGAGGCTGCCCAATACATATCGTCGAAACCTACGATGGCTATCTGATCGGGAATGCTCACGCCCCGTTCATGGATCTTTTCCAGCGAACCCAGCGTAAGCAGGTTGTTGGCGGTAAAGATGGCACCGGGCGGTTCGGGCAGATCGAGCAGTTGTGCCGTAATATCGATCCCACTCTGGAAATCGGAGGCGCGACCGCGGATAAGTGTTTCATCTACAGGTAAATCGTATTTACGCAAGGCGGCTATATAACCCGCAATACGCTCGTGCGTGGTGGGGATGGACAGGTTACCGGTGATATGCGCAATGCGTTTGTGACCCAGTTTTATCAGGTGCTCTACCGCATTGAATGCCCCGCGCTCGTTGTCAGATTTCACTACATCGGTACTGCAGTTGGCCAGTCCGCGGTCAATGCAAACCACCGCATGCGTTTGCTCAATCAGGTCCTCGACGTATTTGTCGTGCCCGTGGTGCGGCGCTATGATAAACCCGTCTACCGACTCGGATTTCAAAATGTTGATATACATTTTCTCCTTCTCGGGGTCCTGGGAAAAGTTCCCGATCAGTACGGCTGAGCCATTGGCATAGGCCGACTCTTCAATGCCCCGGATCACATCGATATAATAGGGGTTGCGAATGTCTGGAATTACCAGGCCAATAAGTCTGCCCGATTTGTAGGAGGAACGTAAACGCTGGGCAACGCGGTTGGGATGATAGCCAGCTGTTTTAATGGCTTTTTCCACCGCCAGTTTGGTTTCCGGTTTTACAACAGGGTCCCCGTTCAGTACTCTCGAAACAGTAGCAATGGATACCCCGGCCATCTTGGCGACCGATTTTAAACTCGCAGGTTGTTTTTGGGAAGTATTCAAAAGCAATCGTTTTTTTGTAAACGTTTTCAGGATTCTAATTTAAATAACAAATTCAGAATATCTAAAAGCCGTTTCTTAAAAGTTTGAATTTTAATCAGCGATTAATGAAAACTACTTACTAATAAATGTCGAATTTACACCTGAAGAGGTTGCACGGGGGGAATAAATTATGGAGAATGCCCGGTTTTATCAGGCTAATTTAAATAGCAGGAAACGGTAAACTGTGCTTTGGGCCTCCCCTGCACTAATTCTTTGGAATTTATCCGTAACAGGATCTTATTGGTGCTCTTTATTTTACCAACATCAACCTGGGTTGACTTTTTTGTTTGTTTATCGATGATTATAACCTCATTCTGGTCTGTATTGGAAGTTGTTTTTAACCAGGTATAGCCATTCCATTCGCCAAAAACGCTGGACGGCATATATACTTCATCTAAAAAGGGCAAGGTGTCATTTTTGAAGAGTACCATTTCATTTTGGAGATCAATTTTAAAGGACTCCAGGAATTCAAGGCTTTTATCAGAAGTTGAGAACGTAATCACATTGGCATTGCGATTAACCTGCACTGACCCGGTTGCGCGAACTGCCGGAGGTTTCCTTTCGATATTAAGCAACTCTACGCGATAACTGTCTTTGGAAAGAAGGGAGTCAATAAATTTAAACTGGCTGCTGTTAGCCTGTTGGCTAAAAGTAGATTGACTGGCAGCAAGGAAGATAATCGTTGAAATAATCAGGTTTTTTAAACGCATTGGCACTATAATTCAGGAAACGAAATACCGGTTTTGTTATTTTATTTACAGCTACTGTAAAATCAGTTAGCTTACATTTCTTAAATGTATGGAATTCAATCAAGATAACAAAGTGGTGCAACTTTGCGCCAAAGGAATGGAGCAGGAAGGAAACGGCCAGCCAGCCGAAGCTGCCCGGTTGTTCAATGAAGCCTGGTCTGTTGCGAAAACAGATTTTGAGAAGTTTACCGCCGCGCATTACGTGGCCCGGCATCAGAAAACTGTTTTCAATAAATTATTGTGGGACTTAAAAGCTTTACAGCATGCCTTAAATATCCAGGATGAAGGTATTAAAGCTACCCTGCCTTCGCTGTATTTAAATGTCGGGAAATGCTATGAAGATCTTCACGATGTGGGAAATGCAAAATTAAATTACCAGGAGGCTTTATCCTATGCCGGTTTTCTGCCCAATGATGGCTATGGGAATATGATAAGGGCCGGGATTGAAAAAGGACTTGAAAGGGTGGCTTTATAAAATTATTTTGGAATGATTTTCCCCGTTGGCGTTCTTCTGAAGAGCTGAATTGTATTCTGTAAAATATCACCTACATATACGTTGTCATCGTTGTCAACAGCCAGGGCATGGTACCAGGTTGCAGGCCCCTCATATAATTGTTAACGGGAGGCTTTTATGATCTCGACCTGAGAACATTGCACCGGCTTAAATAATATCTGTATATTTTCCCCAGAAGCTATCTGCCCTGTCAAAAACAGTTGGCACAGTTTCCTGTATGGCGTCTTTAAAGGTTTTATCGTTCCCACTGCTACAGTGGATCACTTTTTTCATTTTTCCTTCTGCCACCTCCGACACTATTCCCACATGACCAATTTGCGCACCGGCTCCATACACAACTATGCAGCCTGCAACCGGGGTATTTAATTTTTCAAAGATGCCTGCATTACTATTGATATCTGCAACCATGGAATCGGTAAAGATCCAGCCGCCGAATTTCTTATAAAAAGGAATATCTGTTTTCCGGTTCAGGCCTAATGCCCAGCATACAAAACCACTGCAATCGCATTGGTTATGCTGATCGGGCAATTTTGCCGATGGATTGGTGCCGCCCATCCCCAATTTATACCTGATTCCTTTATTGATAGCCGATTTAGCTTTTTTAATGATAGCGTCTTTAGTTACGCCCGTAAGAAATGCAGCATCGGCAGGGATATCCTCCAGGTTAGGGACTTTTATAAGGTCTCCGGTATAAAGTGATCCGTTTACATGTGGGTTAAATGCCTTAAGCACGTTTTCCGGAAGGGAGAATTTTTTGGCTAATTTGCTCAGCGTGTCTGTGGATCTTGTCTTGTAATACATAACGGTTAGTTTTTGTAAAGAAATCCAGGTAAAAATAACTTTAATTTTTGCCTCCTGGCTACAGGTGTTTTTCCCGTATTTTTGGCGCCAGGAACGTATTTTTCGTAGCTATAGAAAACAACTATGATCCTCGCAATTGATGTTCATTATAAAGAAACAACCGCCAAAGCGGTTGGCGCCTTTATTCAACATTGGGAAGATGCTGTTGCACAGCAATATGTAATCAGGTATATTAATGAAGTGGCAGCATATGTGCCCGGCGCTTTTTATAAGCGCGAGCTGCCATGCATTATGGAGATCTGTGCAGCGGTAGACTTAAGCAGCCTAAGTTTTATAATAATTGATGGTTTTGTGGTGCTGGACGATTCGGGTAAACCCGGACTGGGTGCGTATTTATATGAAAGTATTCAGCAACAGGTACCGGTGATAGGTGTGGCCAAAACCAATTTTCATCAGAATACACAACAGGTAATTCCAGTGTTGCGTGGCGCCAGTGCCAATCCATTATATGTAACCGCAGTTGGTACTGATCTGCAACAGGCGGCTGAACATATCAAAACCATGCATGGTGAGTTCAGATTGCCCACGGTGTTAAAAGAAATGGATAGGATAACGAAAGAGCCCTGATATTTCCAGGCCCCTTAATTATAAATACGCTCCTTTATTTTTTTGATTGGGCTGCAGCAGGTCCCACTGGTTGCCATAGAGGTCTTCAAAAACCGCTACCGTTCCATACTCTTCCTCTTTTGGCGGCCTTACAAAATGAATTTGCTGAGCGACCATGTTATTGTAATCACGCCAGAAATCGTCGGTAAATAAAAACAGGAATACCCGTCCGCCGGTTTGGTTGCCGATGCTGGCCGCCTGTTGTTCATTGACTGCTTTTGCTAATAACAAACTGCATTCTGCAGCGCCTGGGGGCGCCACCAGCACCCATCTTTTATCTTCACCCATTTTAGTGTCTTCGAGCAACCTGAACCCCAGTCTTCCGGTATAAAACTGAATGGCTTCATCGTAATCTTTTACCACTAATGCAATGTGTGCTATCCGTTGATTCATTGGTTGAAATTTATTGATAATTAATTACACCTTGATCCAGGACAAGATTATTGCTAAAATTATGACTTACCTGCTAAATTTCTTGTACTTGCTGTAATTGTTCACTAGCTTGCTGCCGCTTACTGTTCCAACCACATGTATACATACAGGGATACCCTTTTCAACGTCAACCTTTGTTGACCAAACCCTATTCCCCTAAACTTTTTTATGAAAAGGATATTCGCATTTATCCCTGTTTTGTTATTGGTGTATTCTGTTTCTTTTGGTCAAACAATTCAGCTTATCCGTTTTGATAACAGTTTGCCTTATGCGGCAGGCTCCGGGGTGTCGGTTCATTTCAAACCTAATTTATTCCGGATCGGGAATGTTTTCACCTTGCAGTTGTCCAATGCCAGTGGCAGTTTTGCAGCCCCGGTAACTATTGGTACGGTAACAGATTATTTTGCCCCGGTGATTAATGGGGTCATTCCGGCTGGTACGCCTGCGGGTAGTAACTATCAGCTTAGGATAATAGCCAGTAATCCTGGCTATACTTCTGCGCCTACCAGTGCGTTTACTATTACCGGGAGTACCAATATAACTCAGCCGGCTTTTAATATTGTTAGTCCCTCCAATATTCAGATCAAATGTTTAACCCAGGGAAATATGTTCGGGTATTTGAATATTGCCAATGGTGGTACTTCTGGGACTATAAGTTTTAATTTTTCTAATAGTAGTCCTGGAGATGTTTATACAATTAACCTGGTTAACAGTGCCGGAACCATTTTGTATTCTTTGCCAATTAATGGAACTACAGTAACTATACCCAGTCTTACTATAGGATATTATGTACTTGAATTGGAAAAAACCAATGGCGTCGTAGCTACTGTATTTTCTTATACTGTTTTAGTTGAAAGGGATGGTACGGGATTGCTCAATTTGTCTTCTGAAAGTGTTTGTACCGGTTCTCCTGTGCAATTCAAAATCGAAAACATCAACGACAATTATCCTGGGTCTCAATACCTGGTTAATTTTGGGGATGGTAGCGGTACAGAAACTTATACCCACGATTCTTTAATAGTCAATCCCTATCTATCGCATACATTTGTTAATCCTACCTGTCGTAGTTCTTCCGCTACAACCGATCCCAATACCGGCAAAAAGGCTTTTGGTGTAGACCTGCAATTATTGAATAAAGGACTTGGAAATACCTGCATTAATTACACCACA
The Niastella koreensis GR20-10 genome window above contains:
- a CDS encoding YybH family protein, whose product is MKKKLIMTSGQCLLMSFLFLKSMAQQTANKNLQEAKKQIEASNELYFQAFAKNDSALLIDRYTKDCWIMIPNMPTLCGIEAPHQIFNIAYNKFGLRNGKFITIDVFGDAAEYVTEVGFWETYGANNQLFDNGKFQVLWKKTPAGWKMFRESFSSDRGKN
- a CDS encoding metal-dependent hydrolase, which gives rise to MFIGHFGVGMGLKKTAPAISLGTLFIAVQLLDLIWPTFLLLHIENVIIHPELSGNRILEFKSYPYTHSLIGALGWSVLFGGIYLLVKKNARNAFILGAAVFSHWALDFFVHFGDLPLLPTNNSTHVGLGLWGSPMVEIIIEIIIFVTGMVLYLRTVQFKNTLGKVVFGVLIALFVLVQLSSTWGPAPASETALAWSAQFQWLFVLLAYWADRNTKQVA
- a CDS encoding Crp/Fnr family transcriptional regulator, which gives rise to MNELETYISSFWNITGTDLQLVASFFQPETIQKGSYYLKPGKVCNSLSFLQSGLMRVYLIDDSGQEITQWIAGKGGFITDLAGMLFHDVSKWYIQALTDCECYTLNRTEYNAMEKAVPKWHQLEKLFIARCFVFMEQRVFSLLSMSAEDRYKWLFNYNPALFNEVPLQYLASMMGMSPETLSRIRKRISS
- a CDS encoding pectate lyase family protein; this translates as MKNGLRVSVLALACIGFSTVTRAQYPTIPKSVEDSADQVMAEVKKKSDEAWAKALPIVEADAKKGKPYVPWASKPSDLPQAKIPAFPGAEGGGAFTFGGRGGKVIVVTNLNDSGPGSFRDACEQGGARIIVFNVSGIIHLTSPVSIRAPYVTIAGQTAPGDGVCIAGESVWIDTHDVVVRFMRFRRGATEVTRRDDALGGNGVGNIIFDHVSASWGLDENMSMYRHVYTKGDGSKPEKLPTVNITMSNCIFSEALDTYNHAFGSTIGGHNSAFVRNLWSSNISRSPSVGMDGDFNFANNVVYNWWNRSADGGDDKSLFNFINNYYKPGPITPLDQPIGHRILKPEASRDKAHPDDFGKAYVHGNIVEGNEAVTKDNWAGGVQVRELPDCGEFTSKIRVDQPFPMPKIHIMPAQEAYNYVLEHVGATLPKRDPVDARIVKQVKENKIYYTEGGILTHPGEKYVHQRLPVDSYKKGIITDPSQVGGYPEYKGTPYKDSDNDGMPDAWETAHKLNPKDASDAVKDRDGDGYTNIEEFINSVVKDKM
- a CDS encoding LacI family DNA-binding transcriptional regulator, which produces MNTSQKQPASLKSVAKMAGVSIATVSRVLNGDPVVKPETKLAVEKAIKTAGYHPNRVAQRLRSSYKSGRLIGLVIPDIRNPYYIDVIRGIEESAYANGSAVLIGNFSQDPEKEKMYINILKSESVDGFIIAPHHGHDKYVEDLIEQTHAVVCIDRGLANCSTDVVKSDNERGAFNAVEHLIKLGHKRIAHITGNLSIPTTHERIAGYIAALRKYDLPVDETLIRGRASDFQSGIDITAQLLDLPEPPGAIFTANNLLTLGSLEKIHERGVSIPDQIAIVGFDDMYWAASLNPALTAVRQHGFEIGKRAIELLYQRIEDPSRPAANIIINTDLMVRRSCGFKPGTP
- a CDS encoding C40 family peptidase, which gives rise to MYYKTRSTDTLSKLAKKFSLPENVLKAFNPHVNGSLYTGDLIKVPNLEDIPADAAFLTGVTKDAIIKKAKSAINKGIRYKLGMGGTNPSAKLPDQHNQCDCSGFVCWALGLNRKTDIPFYKKFGGWIFTDSMVADINSNAGIFEKLNTPVAGCIVVYGAGAQIGHVGIVSEVAEGKMKKVIHCSSGNDKTFKDAIQETVPTVFDRADSFWGKYTDII
- a CDS encoding endonuclease V; the encoded protein is MILAIDVHYKETTAKAVGAFIQHWEDAVAQQYVIRYINEVAAYVPGAFYKRELPCIMEICAAVDLSSLSFIIIDGFVVLDDSGKPGLGAYLYESIQQQVPVIGVAKTNFHQNTQQVIPVLRGASANPLYVTAVGTDLQQAAEHIKTMHGEFRLPTVLKEMDRITKEP
- a CDS encoding VOC family protein → MNQRIAHIALVVKDYDEAIQFYTGRLGFRLLEDTKMGEDKRWVLVAPPGAAECSLLLAKAVNEQQAASIGNQTGGRVFLFLFTDDFWRDYNNMVAQQIHFVRPPKEEEYGTVAVFEDLYGNQWDLLQPNQKNKGAYL